The genomic segment ATTGCTCCCAGTTCGCAATCCAGTCCATCGATTAACGCTTGGTGAGGGTGGCACACCGCTTATCCCGTCGATGCGCTTTGCAGAATATCTCGGGCTGAAGCATCTTTGGTGGAAAGATGAAGGGCAGAATCCCACTGGGTCATTTAAAGCTCGTGGGCAAGCGGCGGCCATCTCTCGCGCGCGAGAACTTGGTGTTCGCGTTGTGGCTTTGCCTTCGGCCGGCAATGCAGCAGCTGCTATGAGTGCCTATGCTGCGCGTGCTGGGATGCGTGCAATTGTGTTTATGCCTGCGGATACCCCACCTGCAATGCCGGCAGAGTGTCGAGCCTACGGCGCTCACGTCTTTCTGGTTCATGGCTTGATTTCTGATTGTGGCCAGCTTGTTCGGCGCGGAAGCGAGCAGTTTGGTTGGCTTGATGTTTCGACGCTTCGAGAGCCGTATCGCGCTGAAGGAAAAAAGACGCTAGGGTTTGAACTCGCGGAACAGCTTGGGTGGCAGTTACCTGACGTCATCATTTATCCCACCGGAGGTGGCACGGGAATCGTTGGCATGTGGAAGGCCTTCAGCGAATTGGAGTCACTTGGTCTCATTGGCTCTCATCGCCCACGGTTTGTGATGGTGCAAGCCGAAGGATGTGCGCCATTGGTTGAAGCGTTTCACCGTGGTACCCGGCATGCTACCCCGTGGGAACATGCTCAGACGCTTGCCCCTGGCATCCGCGTGCCATCAGCAATTGGTGATTACTTGATCTTGGATGCAGTGCGTGCAAGTCACGGTATTGCTGTGACGGTGAGTGATCAAGAGATCCTTGATGGAATGGTTCGGCTTGCTCGGTTTGAGGGGATTTTCACCGCCCCAGAGGCTGGTGCAACAGTTGCTGCACTTATGAAACTTCGTGAGACCGGCGAAATAACGGCAGAGACCTCTGTTGTCTGTTTCTTGACCGGCACTGGACTCAAGCATATTGACCTCATCGCAGGTGACTATCCAGTGCTTGATCCTTCGTCTCCTGACGAGGCATTAGCGTATGTTGCCTCGGTGCTTCAGGAGGCTGGTAAGGGCTGACAGGTTGGACAGTAGGTCGTTGTACGCCCAGCAACAATCATCTGCTGAAGTGGCGAGCCGCAGCGATAGCATGGTGCTCCGGGAGAACGGCCATACACTTGTAGCGTATACTGATTCGTTCCCGGTTCCCCGAGCCCATCGCGATAATCACGAAACGTTGTGCCATGACGGGTAATAGCGTTTGTCAGAACAGCTCGCATCGCATGCAGGAGTCGTTCACTCTCAGCAAGGCCCAATCGTTCGCTTGGCGTACATGGGTGCAGTCGTGCGGCAAAAAGGA from the Thermorudis peleae genome contains:
- a CDS encoding threonine synthase — protein: MDSAESCLLQLRCTNCGQRWPADTVQTTCPSCGRVLFAEYDLEERARRAMTPKALVQRSWTLWRYAELLPVRNPVHRLTLGEGGTPLIPSMRFAEYLGLKHLWWKDEGQNPTGSFKARGQAAAISRARELGVRVVALPSAGNAAAAMSAYAARAGMRAIVFMPADTPPAMPAECRAYGAHVFLVHGLISDCGQLVRRGSEQFGWLDVSTLREPYRAEGKKTLGFELAEQLGWQLPDVIIYPTGGGTGIVGMWKAFSELESLGLIGSHRPRFVMVQAEGCAPLVEAFHRGTRHATPWEHAQTLAPGIRVPSAIGDYLILDAVRASHGIAVTVSDQEILDGMVRLARFEGIFTAPEAGATVAALMKLRETGEITAETSVVCFLTGTGLKHIDLIAGDYPVLDPSSPDEALAYVASVLQEAGKG